Within Xanthomonas oryzae pv. oryzae, the genomic segment GCACGTCCATCTCGTTGACGCCGCCGACCACGCCCAGGGCGATCAGGTCGTAGGCGCCGCTGACCGAGTGCAGCAGGCGCACTTCCGGGATATCGCGCAGTGCCTTGACCACGGCCGGCATCTTCTTGGGCAGCACGGTGATCAGGATGTGCGCGCGGATGCGGCCCTGCTCGTAGTCGTCGTGCGTGCGCACGGTGTAGCCGCTGATGACGCCGTCGCGTTCGAGCTTTTCGATGCGGCTCTGCACCGTGGTCCGCGAGAGCCCGAGCCGGCGGGCGATCTGGGCAGTGGAGGCACGCGCGTCCTCGCGCAGCAGCGATAACAGGCGTTCGTCGGAGGGTGTGATCTTCACTATTGCGCATTCGTTTCGGCGAATCGATGAAAATAGCGTACTTCCTGCCCAGATTCACGCTGCCAAACGCCGATCTTCTGCCGATAATAGTAAAGGGAATGCCACTATTGAAGGAGATGCGCCATGTCCGTCCTTGCCCCGCTCGCCCCGCTGCGCGCCCATGCCGGCCGCCGCCTGACCGAAGGCCTGGACGACGCGACCATCGCGCGCCTGGCCGCAAACCACCCGGCTCTGCAACAGGCCATCGCTGCGGCGGCAGCGGAATACGCACTGGTGCGCGATGACGTCGCCGACCTGCTGGATCTGGACGAAGACGGCCAGATCAGCGCAGTGCAGGAAGGTTTCATCAACTTCTACGCCGACGATGCAGTGACGCCCTACGTGGCGCTGGCCGCACGCGGGCCGTGGGTGGTCACGCTCAAAGGTGCGGTGCTGTACGACGCCGGCGGCTACGGCATGCTCGGCTTCGGCCACACGCCGGCGGCGGTGCTTGACGCCATGGCGCGCCCGCAGGTGATGGCCAACGTGATGACGCCCAGCCTGGCGCAGCGCCGGTTTGATCGCGCCCTGCGCGCCGAGATCGGCCACAGCCGCGGCAGCTGCCCGTTCGTCCGCTTCATGTGTCTCAACTCCGGCTCCGAAGCGGTGGGCTTGGCCGCGCGTATCGTCGATACCAATGCCAAGCTGCACACCGACCCGGGCGCACGGCATGCCGGCGCCACCATCAAGCGCCTGGTGGTCAAGGGCAGTTTCCATGGCCGCACCGATCGCCCGGGCCTGTATTCGGATTCAAGCCGCAAGACCTACACCAAGTACCTGGCCAGCTATCGCGACGAGGACTCCGTCATCGCGATTGCGCCGTATGACGTGGCCGCGTTGCAACGCGCCTTCGACGAGGCCACGCGCAATCACTGGTTTATCGAAGCGGTATTCCTGGAGCCGGTGATGGGCGAAGGCGACCCTGGACGTGCGTTGCCGGCCGAGTTCTATGCCGCCGCGCGCGTGCTCACCCGTACCCATGGCAGCCTGCTGCTGGTCGATTCCATCCAGGCCGGGCTGCGCGCGCATGGCGTGCTGTCGGTGGTGGACTACCCGGGCTTCGAGCAGCTCGACCCGCCGGATCTGGAAACCTATTCCAAGGCACTGAACGCTGCGCAGTACCCGCTGTCGGTGCTGGCAGTGAACGAGCACGCCGCGCAGGTGTATCGCAAGGGCACCTACGGCAACACCATGACCACCAACCCGCGCGCGCTCGATGTGGCCTGCGCCACGCTGGCATTGTTTACGCCGCAAGTGCGCGACAACATCCGTCTCCGCGGTGCGCAGGCGATTGCCAAACTGGAAGCGCTGCAATCCGAACTCGGCGGCTTGATCACCAAGGTGCAAGGCACCGGCCTGCTGTTCTCCTGCGAGCTGGCATCGCAATTCAAGTGCTACGGCGCCGGTTCGACCGAAGAGTGGTTGCGCCATCGTGGCGTCAACGTGATCCACGGCGGCGAGAATTCGCTGCGCTTCACCCCGCATTTCGCAATGGATGAAGACGAGCTCGATCTACTGGTCGGCTTGATCGCGCGTGCGCTCAAGGAAGGCCCACGTCAGGTG encodes:
- a CDS encoding aminotransferase class III-fold pyridoxal phosphate-dependent enzyme; the encoded protein is MSVLAPLAPLRAHAGRRLTEGLDDATIARLAANHPALQQAIAAAAAEYALVRDDVADLLDLDEDGQISAVQEGFINFYADDAVTPYVALAARGPWVVTLKGAVLYDAGGYGMLGFGHTPAAVLDAMARPQVMANVMTPSLAQRRFDRALRAEIGHSRGSCPFVRFMCLNSGSEAVGLAARIVDTNAKLHTDPGARHAGATIKRLVVKGSFHGRTDRPGLYSDSSRKTYTKYLASYRDEDSVIAIAPYDVAALQRAFDEATRNHWFIEAVFLEPVMGEGDPGRALPAEFYAAARVLTRTHGSLLLVDSIQAGLRAHGVLSVVDYPGFEQLDPPDLETYSKALNAAQYPLSVLAVNEHAAQVYRKGTYGNTMTTNPRALDVACATLALFTPQVRDNIRLRGAQAIAKLEALQSELGGLITKVQGTGLLFSCELASQFKCYGAGSTEEWLRHRGVNVIHGGENSLRFTPHFAMDEDELDLLVGLIARALKEGPRQVQAEAA
- a CDS encoding Lrp/AsnC family transcriptional regulator, which gives rise to MKITPSDERLLSLLREDARASTAQIARRLGLSRTTVQSRIEKLERDGVISGYTVRTHDDYEQGRIRAHILITVLPKKMPAVVKALRDIPEVRLLHSVSGAYDLIALGVVGGVNEMDVLTDAIGAIDGVERTTTSIILSTKFER